The following are encoded together in the Brassica napus cultivar Da-Ae chromosome A9, Da-Ae, whole genome shotgun sequence genome:
- the LOC111200810 gene encoding translocase of chloroplast 159, chloroplastic yields the protein MDSKGAVPPEQNPPYASGQSGKTYASVVAAAAGGAVSSAKSQEFDSEKEAVAGDSDKGVVGGADKEEEVGADEKVGDEAETASSVSPEKEVVSEKTIGGDDVGVEADGEVSDEAGSPETAVSKPEAVSEKTTGEEEKKDDVEEDGESRLENGSFDGGEKQASTDGIVGGADKEEEKSSLEVGADEKVSNEAASPETASLLSPEQKTVGVTEEENKKVEDAVSEKTTGEDGVGVTEEENKKVEEAVSDKTTGEDDVEATKEESKKVEEDFEDNEQSGKTYASIVAASASKEVATSPEAVSGDSDKGIAGGADKEEKSSLEVGADEKVSDEAGTPDTASLLSPEPEAVSEKTTEENKKVEEGGAPELEAVSDKVTGEDDLVVTQEENKKSEEGVVDVEENGQSGKTDASVVEEGVNEVEDDGESNLENKSVDVAEKQTSTEVMVDENPKMESESKATGVEEEVDVDDKIDDVIEEESGELTNKVVDSSTVESVHVDVAKPGVAVVGDVEGIEEVKINADGENLEVANKFDQLGHNDGGGFEVESNKSVEEVGEKLTSGADSIADSSKLEFADRSAAEAEDVAAKKSTEAARVEPDEPKVGGAEEELQASESLTVGSVDAREDSEPAAELQSEPNSNPEAGNVSEGNIAEEDGDKIPAADNVSSREFSFEGKEVDHDPSGGEGVIDSEDETEEMIFGSSEAARQFLAELEKASSGIEAHSDEANISNNMSDRIDGQIVTDSEEDVDTEDEGEEKMFDSEALAALLKAATGGGSSEGGNFTITSQDGTKLFSMDRPAGLSSSLRPLKPAAAPRAIRPNIFSNPNVTVDESEINLSEEEKQKLEKLQSLRVKFLRLLQRLGQSAEDSIAAQVLYRIALLAGRQTGQLFSLDAAKKKAVEYEAEGNEELNFSLNILVLGKAGVGKSATINSILGNQKASTDAFGLSTNSVREISETVGGIKITFIDTPGLKPAAMDQSANSKMLASVKKVMKRCPPDIVLYVDRLDTQNRDLNNLPLLKTVTASLGASIWKNAIVTLTHAASAPPDGPSGAPLSYDVFVAQCSHIVQQSIGQAVGDLRLMNPSLMNPVSLVENHPLCRKNREGVKVLPNGQTWRPQLLLLCYSLKVLSEANSLLKPQEPLDQRKLFGFRVRSPPLPYLLSSLLQSRAHPKLPTDQGGDSVDSDIEIDDVSDSEQEDGDEDEYDQLPPFKPLRKTQLAKLSKEQRKAYLEEYDYRVKLLQKKQWREELKRMREMKKNGKKVGENEFGYPGEEEDPENGAPAAVPVPLPDMVLPPSFDSDNSAYRYRFLEPTSQLLTRPVLDTHGWDHDCGYDGVNAEYSLAIASRFPATATVQTTKDKKEFNIHLDSSVSAKHGDSGSTMAGFDIQNVGKQLAYVVRGETKFKNLKKNKTTLGGSVTFLGENIATGVKLEDQIALGKRFVLVGSTGTMRSQGDAAYGANLEVRLKDADFPIGQDQHSLGLSLVKWRGDLALGGNLQSQVSVGRNSKIALRAGLNNKMSGQITVRTSSSDQLQIALTAILPIAMSIYKMLRPDGASDKYSMY from the exons ATGGACTCTAAAGGAGCGGTACCACCAGAGCAGAATCCTCCTTACGCTTCTGGCCAAtcag GTAAAACCTATGCTTCTGTTGTAGCCGCCGCCGCCGGTGGGGCTGTGAGTAGTGCGAAGTCGCAGGAGTTCGATTCGGAGAAGGAGGCTGTGGCTGGAGATTCGGATAAAGGTGTTGTTGGTGGAGCTGATAAGGAGGAGGAGGTTGGAGCTGATGAGAAGGTTGGAGACGAGGCTGAAACTGCTTCATCGGTATCTCCGGAGAAGGAGGTTGTTTCTGAGAAAACAATCGGAGGAGATGATGTAGGGGTTGAAGCCGATGGTGAAGTTTCCGATGAAGCTGGTTCACCTGAGACTGCTGTATCGAAGCCTGAAGCTGTTTCTGAGAAAACAactggagaagaggagaagaaggatGATGTTGAAGAGGATGGCGAGAGTAGGCTTGAGAATGGGAGTTTTGATGGTGGTGAGAAACAGGCTTCCACGGATGGGATTGTTGGTGGAGCTGATAAGGAGGAGGAGAAGTCGAGTTTGGAGGTTGGAGCTGATGAGAAAGTTTCCAACGAGGCTGCTTCACCCGAGACTGCTTCATTGTTATCTCCGGAGCAGAAAACTGTAGGGGTTACCGAAGAAGAGAACAAGAAGGTTGAAGACGCTGTTTCTGAGAAAACAACAGGAGAAGATGGTGTAGGGGTTACTGAAGAAGAGAACAAGAAGGTTGAAGAGGCTGTCTCTGATAAAACAACAGGAGAAGATGATGTAGAGGCTACCAAAGAAGAGAGCAAGAAGGTTGAAGAGGATTTTGAAGACAATGAGCAGTCAG GAAAAACCTATGCTTCTATTGTCGCTGCATCCGCCAGTAAGGAGGTTGCTACCTCACCAGAGGCTGTGTCTGGAGATTCAGATAAAGGTATTGCTGGTGGAGCTGATAAGGAGGAGAAATCGAGTTTGGAGGTTGGAGCTGATGAGAAAGTTTCGGACGAGGCTGGTACACCTGACACTGCTTCATTGTTATCTCCGGAACCGGAAGCTGTTTCTGAGAAAACAACCGAAGAGAACAAGAAGGTTGAAGAGGGTGGGGCTCCGGAGCTGGAGGCTGTTTCTGATAAAGTAACTGGAGAAGATGATCTAGTGGTTACTCAAGAAGAGAACAAGAAGTCTGAAGAGGGTGTGGTGGATGTTGAAGAAAATGGGCAATCAG GAAAAACCGATGCTTCTGTTGTTGAAGAGGGTGTTAATGAGGTTGAAGACGATGGTGAGAGTAACCTTGAAAACAAGAGTGTTGATGTTGCAGAGAAACAGACTTCCACTGAAGTGATGGTGGACGAGAATCCGAAAATGGAGAGTGAGAGTAAAGCTACTggtgtggaagaagaagttgatgTTGACGATAAAATTGATGATGTTATTGAGGAAGAGAGTGGTGAGTTAACTAATAAAGTTGTGGACTCATCCACTGTAGAATCTGTGCATGTCGATGTGGCAAAACCAGGGGTGGCTGTTGTAGGAGACGTAGAGGGAATCGAGGAGGTGAAGATTAATGCTGATGGTGAAAATCTTGAAGTGGCTAACAAGTTTGATCAACTTGGCCATAACGATGGTGGTGGATTTGAAGTAGAGTCTAATAAATCCGTTGAGGAGGTAGGAGAAAAGTTGACTTCTGGAGCAGATTCTATCGCCGACTCTTCCAAACTAGAATTTGCTGATAGAAGTGCTGCTGAGGCAGAGGATGTAGCTGCTAAGAAATCAACAGAGGCAGCCAGAGTAGAGCCTGATGAACCGAAGGTTGGTGGAGCAGAAGAAGAATTGCAAGCGTCTGAAAGTTTAACTGTGGGTTCAGTTGATGCAAGAGAGGATTCAGAGCCAGCAGCTGAGCTACAGTCTGAACCAAACTCTAACCCAGAAGCCGGGAATGTTTCTGAAGGAAACATtgctgaagaagatggagacaAAATCCCAGCCGCTGACAATGTTTCTTCTCGTGAGTTTAGTTTTGAAGGCAAGGAAGTGGATCATGATCCTTCTGGTGGAGAAGGTGTTATTGATAGTGAAGACGAGACTGAAGAGATGATATTTGGGAGTTCTGAAGCTGCAAGACAGTTCTTGGCAGAGCTTGAAAAGGCTTCTTCGGGTATCGAGGCCCATTCTGATGAAGCAAATATTTCTAACAATATGTCAGATAGGATTGACGGCCAGATTGTCACGGATTCTGAGGAGGATGTAGACACAGAGGATGAAGGTGAGGAGAAAATGTTTGATTCTGAAGCTTTGGCCGCACTGTTGAAGGCAGCCACTGGTGGTGGAAGTTCAGAAGGTGGCAATTTTACCATAACATCTCAGGATGGTACGAAGCTTTTCTCTATGGATCGCCCTGCTGGCTTGAGTTCATCTTTAAGGCCTTTGAAACCTGCAGCTGCTCCACGTGCAATCCGTCCCAACATCTTTTCCAATCCGAATGTCACAGTGGATGAAAGTGAGATTAACTTGAGCGAGGAAGAGAAACAGAAATTGGAGAAGTTGCAGAGCCTCCGAGTGAAGTTCTTGCGGCTTTTGCAAAGGTTGGGGCAGTCAGCAGAAGATTCAATTGCAGCGCAAGTTCTTTACCGTATTGCACTGCTTGCTGGGAGACAAACAGGGCAGTTATTCAGTCTCGatgctgcaaagaagaaggctgTGGAGTATGAGGCTGAGGGAAACGAAGAGTTGAACTTCTCGTTAAACATACTGGTCCTTGGAAAAGCTGGGGTTGGAAAAAGTGCTACGATAAACTCCATTTTGGGAAATCAGAAGGCGTCCACTGATGCTTTTGGGCTCTCGACCAATTCAGTAAGAGAAATTTCTGAAACAGTTGGTGGCATCAAGATTACCTTTATTGATACCCCTGGTTTGAAGCCTGCTGCAATGGATCAAAGTGCCAATTCCAAAATGTTGGCTTCGGTGAAGAAGGTAATGAAGAGATGTCCCCCTGATATTGTTCTCTATGTGGATCGGCTCGATACTCAGAACAGAGACTTGAACAATTTGCCCTTGCTAAAGACGGTTACTGCTTCTCTTGGTGCATCCATATGGAAAAATGCTATAGTGACATTGACCCATGCTGCTTCTGCGCCTCCTGATGGCCCATCTGGCGCCCCTTTGAGCTATGATGTGTTTGTAGCGCAGTGCTCACATATTGTTCAACAGTCTATTGGACAGGCTGTTGGTGATTTGCGTTTGATGAACCCCAGTCTGATGAATCCAGTTTCTCTTGTTGAGAATCACCCATTGTGTAGGAAGAATCGGGAGGGAGTTAAGGTTCTGCCTAATGGTCAAACTTGGAGACCTCAGTTGTTGCTGTTGTGCTACTCCCTGAAGGTTTTGTCAGAAGCAAACTCCCTACTGAAGCCTCAAGAACCATTGGACCAACGTAAACTATTTGGCTTCCGAGTTCGATCCCCGCCTCTCCCGTACCTGTTGTCTTCGCTGTTGCAGTCACGTGCACATCCTAAGCTCCCTACAGACCAAGGTGGTGATAGTGTTGACTCTGATATTGAGATTGATGACGTGTCTGATTCTGAGCAGGAAGATGGTGATGAGGATGAGTATGATCAGCTGCCACCATTTAAGCCTCTTCGAAAAACTCAACTTGCAAAACTCTCAAAGGAACAGAGAAAGGCATATTTGGAGGAGTATGATTATCGTGTAAAGCTTCTGCAGAAGAAGCAATGGagagaggagttgaagaggatgAGGGAGATGAAGAAAAACGGGAAGAAGGTGGGTGAAAACGAGTTTGGTTATCCAGGTGAAGAAGAGGATCCGGAGAACGGTGCTCCAGCTGCAGTGCCAGTTCCATTACCAGACATGGTCTTGCCACCTTCATTTGACAGTGATAATTCAGCTTATCGATACCGTTTCCTGGAACCCACTTCGCAGCTCTTAACCAGGCCAGTATTGGATACCCATGGTTGGGACCATGACTGTGGGTATGACGGTGTCAATGCGGAATACAGTCTTGCTATAGCAAGCCGGTTCCCTGCTACAGCTACTGTCCAAACCACCAAGGACAAGAAAGAGTTCAACATTCATCTGGACTCCTCCGTGTCTGCTAAACACGGTGACAGTGGCTCCACCATGGCAGGTTTCGATATCCAGAATGTAGGTAAGCAGCTTGCGTATGTGGTCAGAGGAGAAACCAAATTCAAGAACTTGAAGAAGAACAAGACGACTCTTGGAGGTTCAGTGACATTCTTGGGCGAGAACATTGCCACTGGTGTCAAACTCGAGGATCAAATAGCACTTGGGAAAAGGTTTGTGCTTGTGGGCAGTACAGGGACCATGCGATCACAGGGAGATGCGGCGTATGGTGCGAACCTCGAGGTCAGGCTCAAGGATGCTGATTTTCCAATAGGCCAGGACCAACACTCTTTAGGACTGTCTCTGGTGAAGTGGAGAGGCGATTTAGCCCTCGGAGGCAACCTACAATCTCAAGTCTCTGTTGGAAGGAACTCAAAGATAGCGCTTCGTGCAGGGCTTAACAACAAGATGAGCGGGCAGATCACAGTCCGAACCAGCAGCTCTGATCAGCTGCAGATTGCTCTCACGGCCATTCTTCCGATTGCTATGTCCATCTACAAGATGCTTCGACCAGATGGGGCCAGTGACAAGTACAGCATGTACTGA
- the LOC111200813 gene encoding LOW QUALITY PROTEIN: glutathione S-transferase F3 (The sequence of the model RefSeq protein was modified relative to this genomic sequence to represent the inferred CDS: inserted 1 base in 1 codon), which produces MASIKVFGHATTTSTRRVLLALHEKNLDYELVNVELKDGEHXKEPFLSRNPFGQVPAFEDGDLKLFESRAITQYIAHRYEDQGTNLLPADSKNIAQYATMSIGMEVEAHQFDPAASKLAWEQLFKHIYGLTTDQAVVAEQEAKLAKVLDVYEARLKEFKYLAGETFTLTDLHHIPVIQYLLGTPTKKLFTERPRVNEWVAEITKRPASQKILQ; this is translated from the exons ATGGCAAGTATCAAGGTTTTCGGACACGCTACTACCACTTCCACCAGGAGAGTCCTCCTCGCTCTACACGAGAAAAACCTCGACTATGAGCTCGTCAATGTCGAGCTCAAGGACGGTGAGC AGAAAGAGCCTTTCCTATCCCGCAAC CCTTTTGGTCAAGTTCCAGCCTTTGAAGATGGAGACCTCAAGCTCTTTG AATCAAGAGCTATTACTCAGTACATAGCTCACCGATACGAAGACCAAGGAACCAATCTCCTCCCAGCTGACTCCAAGAACATAGCCCAATATGCAACAATGTCCATTGGCATGGAAGTAGAAGCTCACCAGTTCGACCCAGCAGCTTCAAAGCTTGCTTGGGAACAATTGTTCAAGCACATCTATGGCTTGACCACGGACCAAGCCGTTGTTGCAGAACAAGAGGCTAAGTTAGCCAAGGTCCTTGATGTCTACGAGGCTAGGCTGAAGGAGTTCAAGTATCTGGCTGGTGAAACTTTTACTTTGACCGATCTTCACCACATCCCTGTGATTCAGTACCTTCTTGGAACTCCCACCAAGAAGCTCTTCACTGAGCGTCCACGAGTCAACGAGTGGGTGGCTGAGATCACCAAGAGGCCAGCTTCCCAGAAGATCCTTCAGTGA
- the LOC111200809 gene encoding glutathione S-transferase F3-like, with translation MKCYLFKCINTITTCVLIHHLYLQHQTHHIESLFLSQSSNSFLVPKLMAGIKVFGNATSPSTRRVLLALHEKNLDFELVNIDLKDGEHKKEPFLSRNPFGKVPAFEDGDLKLFESRAITQYIAHRYESQGTNLLPADSKNPSHYAIMAIGMEVEAHQFDPVASKLVWEQVIKNFVGLTTDQAIVAEEEAKLAKVLDVYEARLKEFKYLAGETFTLTDLHHIPVVQYLLGTPTKKLFTERPRVNEWVAEVTKRPASQKILK, from the exons ATGAAATGCTATCTTTTTAAGtgtataaataccatcactacTTGTGTCTTGATTCATCACCTTTACCTTCAACATCAAACACATCACATCgagtctctctttctctctcagtCTTCAAATAGTTTCTTAGTACCCAAACTAATGGCAGGCATCAAGGTTTTTGGAAACGCTACTTCCCCTTCCACCAGGAGAGTCCTCCTCGCCCTCCACGAGAAGAACCTTGACTTTGAGCTCGTTAATATCGACCTCAAGGACGGTGAACACAAGAAAGAGCCTTTCCTTTCCCGCAAC CCTTTTGGTAAAGTCCCAGCCTTTGAAGATGGAGACCTCAAACTCTTTG AATCAAGAGCCATTACTCAGTACATAGCTCACCGATACGAAAGCCAAGGAACCAACCTTCTCCCAGCAGACTCCAAGAACCCATCCCACTATGCGATCATGGCCATTGGTATGGAAGTAGAAGCTCACCAGTTCGACCCAGTGGCTTCAAAGCTTGTCTGGGAACAAGTGATCAAGAACTTCGTTGGCTTGACAACTGACCAAGCCATTGTTGCAGAAGAAGAGGCTAAGTTAGCCAAGGTCCTTGATGTCTACGAGGCTCGGCTCAAGGAGTTCAAATATCTGGCTGGTGAAACTTTTACTTTGACAGATCTTCACCACATTCCTGTGGTACAGTACTTGCTTGGAACTCCCACCAAGAAGCTCTTCACCGAGCGTCCACGTGTCAACGAGTGGGTGGCTGAGGTCACCAAGAGGCCAGCTTCACAGAAGATCCTTAAGTGA
- the LOC106439326 gene encoding thylakoid lumenal 16.5 kDa protein, chloroplastic, translating into MAKSLLCSSALNSFFSSTLSSPTSSKNNQIACSGNTKNQTLSLSWNRRELSLGFMSTFLAVGLVGNNDRRSGDANAAILEADDDEELLEKVKQDRKKRIERQAVLNSAVKEKGYLQDLVYNLSKVGQAIENNDLPAAGLVLGNGSDTEWVKTANLAFTKLSASPEESTEVETFNSSLASLVTSVNKNDLESSKLAFVSSASAFEKWSSLTGLLGQLKGI; encoded by the exons atggCGAAGTCACTCCTTTGTTCTTCAGCCCTAAACTCATTCTTCTCCTCCACTCTCTCTTCACCAACTTCTTCCAAGAACAACCAAATCGCATGCTCAGGAAACACCAAGAACCAGACATTGTCTCTGTCGTGGAACAGACGAGAACTGTCACTTGGCTTTATGAGCACCTTTCTCGCAGTTGGTCTCGTTGGTAATAACGACAGGAGAAGCGGCGACGCGAATGCAGCGATTCTCGAAGCTGACGACGATGAGGAGCTTCTGGAGAAAGTGAAGCAAGATCGTAAAAAGAGGATCGAGAGACAAGCTGTTCTTAACTCTGCTGTTAAAGAAAAGG GGTATTTGCAGGATCTTGTTTACAATTTAAGCAAAGTAGGACAAGCCATTGAGAACAATGATCTACCAGCTGCAGGTTTGGTTTTGGGGAATGGCAGTGATACCGAATGGGTCAAAACAGCTAACTTGGCTTTCACAAAG TTGAGTGCAAGCCCAGAAGAGAGTACAGAGGTGGAAACGTTTAATTCATCTTTAGCTTCTCTTGTTACATCAG TGAACAAGAACGATCTAGAGTCATCTAAGCTCGCGTTCGTGTCATCGGCTAGTGCATTTGAGAAATGGTCGAGCTTGACTGGTCTTTTAGGACAGCTCAAGGGCATCTGA
- the LOC106439323 gene encoding cullin-1 — protein sequence MERKTIDLDQGWDYMQTGITKLKRILEGLPEPQFDSEQYMMLYTTIYNMCTQKPPHDYSQQLYDKYREAFEEYIHSTVLPALREKHDEYMLRELVKRWSNHKVMVRWLSRFFYYLDRYFIARRSLPPLNEVGLTCFRDLVYNELHSKVKDAVIALVDKEREGEQIDRALLKNVLDIYVEIGMGQMERYEEDFESFMLLDSASYYSRKASSWIQEDSCPDYMLKSEECLKKERERVAHYLHSSSEPKLVEKVQHELLVVYANQLLEKEHSGCRALLRDDKVDDLSRMYRLYHKIVKGLEPVANIFKQHVTAEGNALVQQAEDTATNHAANTASVQEQVLIRKVIELHDKYMVYVVECFQNHTLFHKALKEAFEIFCNKTVAGSSSAELLATFCDNILKKGGSEKLSDEAIEDTLEKVVKLLAYISDKDLFAEFYRKKLARRLLFDRSANDDHERSILTKLKQQCGGQFTSKMEGMVTDLTLARENQNSFEEYLGNNPAANPGIDLTVTVLTTGFWPSYKSFDINLPAEMVKCVEVFKGFYETKTKHRKLTWIYSLGTCHLNGKFDTKPIELVVSTYQAAVLLLFNTTDKLSYTDILTQLNLSHEDLVRLLHSLSCARYKILLKEPSTKTVSQSDSFEFNSKFTDRMRRIKIPLPPVDERKKVVEDVDKDRRYAIDAAIVRIMKSRKVLGHQQLVSECVEQLSRMFKPDIKAIKKRMEDLITRDYLERDKENPNMFRYLA from the exons aTGGAGCGCAAGACGATTGACTTGGACCAAGGATGGGACTATATGCAGACTGGTATCACTAAGCTGAAACGGATTCTTGAAGGGCTGCCTGAGCCACAGTTTGACTCTGAGCAGTACATGATGCTCTATAC GACTATCTACAACATGTGCACTCAGAAACCTCCTCATGATTACTCACAGCAGCTTTACGACAAGTATCGTGAAGCATTTGAGGAGTATATTCACTCTACT GTTTTGCCTGCTCTAAGGGAGAAGCATGATGAGTACATGCTGAGGGAGCTGGTTAAGAGGTGGTCTAACCATAAAGTTATGGTTCGATGGCTATCCCGCTTCTTCTACTATCTTGACCGTTACTTCATTGCTCGGAGGTCACTTCCACCCCTGAATGAAGTTGGCCTGACTTGCTTCCGTGACCTG GTCTATAACGAGTTGCATTCCAAGGTCAAAGATGCTGTAATAGCACTT GTTGATAAAGAGCGGGAAGGCGAGCAGATTGACAGGGCTCTATTGAAAAACGTATTAGACATTTATGTAGAGATTGGAATGGGACAGATGGAAAGATACGAGGAGGATTTTGAAAGCTTCATGCTTTTAGATTCAGCATCTTACTATTCTCGCAAGGCATCAAGCTGGATCCAAGAAGACTCTTGCCCTGATTACATGCTGAAG TCTGAAGAATGTCTTAagaaggagagggagagagtgGCTCACTACCTTCACTCGAGCAGCGAGCCAAAGCTGGTTGAG AAAGTACAACATGAGCTGTTGGTAGTGTATGCAAATCAGCTTCTGGAAAAAGAGCACTCAGGGTGCCGTGCATTGCTGAGAGATGACAAG GTTGATGATCTCTCCAGGATGTACAGGCTTTATCATAAAATTGTGAAAGGTTTGGAACCTGTTGCAAACATATTCAAGCAG CATGTCACAGCAGAGGGTAACGCACTTGTCCAACAGGCCGAAGACACGGCCACTAATCATGCTGCAAATACTGCTAGCGTGCAGGAACAG GTTCTTATCAGAAAAGTGATTGAACTGCATGATAAATACATGGTCTATGTCGTTGAGTGTTTCCAAAACCACACCCTCTTCCACAAG GCATTGAAAGAGGCATTTGAGATATTCTGTAACAAAACAGTCGCTGGAAGTTCTAGTGCTGAATTGCTTGCAACATTTTGCGACAATATTCTCAAGAAGGGGGGAAGTGAAAAGCTGAGCGATGAAGCTATTGAAGATACCCTTGAGAAG GTGGTGAAATTGCTTGCTTATATAAGTGACAAAGATCTTTTCGCAGAGTTCTACAG GAAGAAGCTGGCTCGTAGGCTCTTATTTGATCGCAGTGCTAATGATGATCATGAGAGAAGTATCCTGACAAAGCTCAAGCAACAATGTGGTGGGCAGTTTACTTCGAAGATGGAGGGCATG GTGACGGATTTGACATTGGCAAGGGAAAACCAAAACAGCTTCGAGGAGTATCTTGGCAATAACCCCGCTGCAAACCCAGGGATTGATTTGACCGTAACTGTTCTTACCACTGGTTTTTGGCCAAGTTACAAATCATTTGACATAAATCTACCCGCTGAAATG GTCAAGTGTGTTGAAGTCTTCAAAGGATTTTATGAAACAAAGACAAAACATAGGAAACTCACATGGATCTACTCACTAGGAACTTGCCACCTCAATGGGAAGTTTGATACCAAGCCCATTGAGTTAGTTGTGTCTACTTACCAG GCTGCTGTGCTTCTGCTGTTCAACACAACAGACAAATTGAGCTACACTGATATCCTAACTCAACTGAACCTGAGCCACGAAGATCTAGTGAGGTTGCTCCATTCCTTGTCATGTGCTAGATACAAGATTCTTCTCAAGGAGCCAAGCACAAAGACTGTTTCCCAGTCTGATTCTTTTGAATTCAACTCCAAATTCACCGACAGAATGCGGAGAATAAAG ATCCCTCTCCCACCTGTTGATGAAAGGAAGAAAGTTGTGGAAGACGTGGACAAAGACAGACGCTATGCGATTGATGCTGCCATTGTGAGGATCATGAAGAGCAGGAAAGTATTGGGACATCAACAACTTGTTTCCGAGTGCGTTGAGCAACTTAGCCGAATGTTCAAG CCTGATATCAAAGCGATCAAGAAGCGCATGGAGGATTTGATAACGAGGGATTATCTGGAGAGGGACAAGGAGAACCCCAACATGTTTAGGTACTTGGCTTAG
- the LOC106439321 gene encoding NADH dehydrogenase [ubiquinone] flavoprotein 2, mitochondrial, with protein sequence MLGRLAAKRLLEIRQVFRQSPSQASRSFSTALNYHLDSPDNKPDLPWEFSEANKSKVKEILSYYPSNYKQSAVIPLLDLAQQQHGGWLPVSAMNAVAKVIEVAPIRVYEVATFYSMFNRAKVGKYHLLVCGTTPCMIRGSRDIESALLDHLGVKRGEVTKDGLFSVGEMECMGCCVNAPMITVADYSNGSEGYTYNYFEDVTPEKVVEIVEKLRKGEKPPHGTQNPKRIKCGPEGGNKTLLGEPKPPQFRDLDAC encoded by the exons ATGTTGGGTAGGCTCGCTGCGAAGCGTCTTCTGGAGATTCGTCAAGTTTTCCGTCAATCACCCTCTCAG GCGTCTCGTAGCTTTTCAACAGCCTTAAACTAC CACCTGGATTCTCCTGATAACAAACCGGATCTTCCATGGGAGTTTTCGGAGGCCAACAAATCTAAG GTTAAGGAGATACTCTCTTACTACCCATCAAACTACAAGCAGTCTGCTGTGATCCCTCTTCTCGATCTTGCACAGCAACAGCATGGAGGCTGGCTCCCTGTTTCAGCAATGAATGCG GTTGCTAAAGTTATAGAAGTTGCTCCTATCCGTGTTTATGAGGTTGCAACCTTCTACTCAATGTTCAACAGGGCAAAG GTCGGAAAGTACCACCTGCTAGTTTGTGGCACAACACCTTGCATGATCCGTGGTTCACGAGATATCGAATCAGCTTTGCTTGACCATTTGGGAGTAAAACGCGGTG AAGTCACAAAGGATGGTTTGTTCTCTGTTGGAGAGATGGAATGCATG GGATGCTGTGTGAATGCGCCCATGATCACTGTGGCAGATTATTCCAATGGATCAGAAGGATATACCTACAACTACTTC GAAGACGTTACACCTGAGAAGGTTGTAGAGATCGTTGAAAAGCTGAGAAAAGGAGAAAAGCCACCG CATGGAACTCAAAACCCGAAGAGGATCAAGTGCGGACCTGAAGGTGGAAACAAGACACTGCTAGGCGAACCAAAGCCACCACAATTCCGTGATCTTGACGCTTGCTAA
- the LOC106439317 gene encoding transcription factor UNE12, protein MASNNNNPHENLSDQTPSDDFFEQILGLPNFSASSSDGGLGGGGGGAPPMMLQLGSGEEVGHMGGGLGGSGGFHNQMFPLGLSLEQGKGQGFLRPEGGSLGTGKRFSDDVMKPVFHGQPMQQQPAPAAPHQPTSIRPRVRARRGQATDPHSIAERLRRERIAERIRALQELVPTVNKTDRAAMIDEIVDYVKFLRLQVKVLSMSRLGGAGAVAPLVTDMPLSSTVEDESGEGGRAPQPAWEKWSNDGTERQVAKLMEENVGAAMQLLQSKALCMMPISLAMAIYHSQPPDTSSVVKPETNPPPP, encoded by the exons ATGGCTAGTAACAACAACAACCCTCATGAGAATCTTTCCGACCAAACACCTTCCGATGACTTCTTCGAGCAAATCCTCGGCCTCCCTAACTTCTCAGCCTCTTCATCCGACGGTGGGttaggcggaggaggaggaggagcaccGCCGATGATGCTCCAGCTGGGCTCCGGCGAGGAAGTAGGCCACATGGGTGGTGGGCTAGGAGGAAGTGGTGGGTTTCACAACCAGATGTTTCCTCTAGGGTTGAGTCTTGAACAAGGCAAAGGACAAGGCTTTCTTAGACCCGAAGGTGGTAGTCTTGGAACTGGGAAACGTTTCTCTGATGACGTCATGAAACCT gtTTTTCATGGGCAGCCAATGCAACAACAGCCAGCACCAGCGGCGCCGCATCAGCCTACTTCGATCCGTCCTAGGGTTCGAGCTAGGCGTGGTCAGGCTACTGACCCACATAGCATAGCTGAAAGG CTTCGTAGAGAAAGAATAGCTGAACGGATCAGGGCGCTGCAAGAGCTTGTGCCTACTGTTAACAAG ACAGATAGAGCTGCTATGATTGATGAGATTGTGGACTATGTAAAGTTTCTCAGGCTCCAAGTTAAG GTTTTGAGCATGAGTCGTCTTGGTGGAGCCGGTGCAGTTGCTCCACTTGTTACTGATATGCCTTTGTCATCAACAGTTGAG GATGAATCTGGTGAAGGTGGAAGGGCACCACAACCCGCGTGGGAGAAATGGTCTAACGATGGCACAGAACGTCAAGTGGCTAAACTGATGGAAGAGAATGTTGGAGCAGCGATGCAGCTTCTTCAATCTAAGGCGCTTTGTATGATGCCAATCTCATTAGCTATGGCTATTTACCATTCTCAGCCTCCAGATACATCTTCTGTGGTTAAGCCTGAGACTAATCCTCCTCCACCTTAG